GGGATCAGTCGCCGGCCTGCGTGAACGCGCTCACCGAGGCGTCCGAGTCGCTCACCGAGGTCTTGCCCTGGACGGGTCCGTACGACCACTTGTAGCTCGCGGTGTCGCTGCTGCCGGGCAGCGTGATGACCACCTTCGTCGCGGCCAGGCTCAGCTTGTCGCCCGCCTTGCCGCGCACGTAGGTGATGGTGAAGGAGGCCGCGTCGCCCTTGGCGAGCTTCAGCTTCTGCGCCTTGGCGCCCTTCTGGGTGGAGAGGACGACCTTGGTGTCGCCGGCCACCAGCGTGGCGCCCGCGAAGCCGTTCAGGTCGCACGGCTTGCTCTGGTTGGTGAGCGAGACGGGCACCTCACCGGTGTCACCGGCGGCCGGAGCGGTGCTCGCGGGCCCGACCTGGACGGCGACCCCGTCGAACGAGCAGGCCGACCCGTTCTTGCTGTCGGAGGAACCACCGCCGCTGCCACTGTCGCAGGCGGTCAGAAGCAGAGCCGACGCGAGTGCGGCGACGGCGAGGGGAATGGTGCGCATGAGGGGATCATCCCGCACCGGACCCCCCTCCGCAGACCGCCCCGCACCCCGGGAGCCACCCCGGACCCGCCTCGC
The nucleotide sequence above comes from Streptomyces sp. N50. Encoded proteins:
- a CDS encoding DUF4232 domain-containing protein; this translates as MRTIPLAVAALASALLLTACDSGSGGGSSDSKNGSACSFDGVAVQVGPASTAPAAGDTGEVPVSLTNQSKPCDLNGFAGATLVAGDTKVVLSTQKGAKAQKLKLAKGDAASFTITYVRGKAGDKLSLAATKVVITLPGSSDTASYKWSYGPVQGKTSVSDSDASVSAFTQAGD